The DNA window TTTTGCGCTGAATTCCTGGATTTGGGTCAAGTGCATGGCTCATGGCTCATGGCTCATGGCTGTTGTTTTGGGGGGCAGAGTGTCGTCGTCATCGTTGGCGCCTCATTTGCATGCCCAACTCCCAGCTGATTTGCTAAGGCGCTCGGGCTCTTTAAAGTCCGGTGCAAAAATGCACTCCTTGTGGTCATTGAACTCTGTGTTATATAAATGCAAGGCTTATATGATGGTCCGATGAGTACATATGTACAAGAAATCGACACCCGCAATTAATTGGAAATATTGCTGCCATAAATAGCCATTATGTGCGGGGCTTATATAAAGCCGCAAGGATTATGTATcaaaagtatttcatttaCGTTGCCATCTGGGCGGCAAAAAGGGGTGGGGCTAAAGCCAGGGGTCATTTCACCGCGACCggcatatttaattaatggctgcccaaaatgcaattattgAAAATTCAATCGGCCGAGTCAgaagcaaaaggaaaacatatGCACCTGTCtgtgatttaaattaaaataaacatatttaaattccaggggaattttaaataaaattacctattttttgtttataattttatcAAGGCATTATCAtgatttttaatgaatattttgtcTTCTTGCAGCTGCTTAAGTGCTCAGCCCTGATATATATTCCTTGAAAGAAGTCAAATTTAACCAGAAAAATGAGTGGAGATCGCCCGAAGCGTCCCCTGTCCGCCTACATGCTGTGGCTCAACGAGACCCGCGAACAGATCAAGAAGGATAATCCCGGCAGCAAGGTGACAGACATCGCCAAGCGGGGCGGAGAGCTCTGGCGCGGATTGAAAGATAAGACCGTAAGTAGAGGCAACCAGTAATTAGCAGCCCGAAACCGATAACTGATAACTGATTCCTTGGCATTTTCGCTACCTTTTCGCAGGAGTGGGAGCAGAAGGCCATCAAAATGAAGGAGGAGTACAACAAGGCGGTGAAGGAGTACGAGGCCAATGGCGGCACCGATTCGGGAGCGCCCAAGAAGCGAAAGAAGGCGGCCGCCAAGCCAGccaagaaggccaagaagaAAGAGTCctccgaggaggaggaggaggacgagagCGAGTAGACGGTTGCATCCACCGAAATGGGCAACGTTTTTCTgcataagttttaaaatacattttattaatgtaattttttaagtgacaaaaaaaacccacaaaaatgaaaaccaagaaaaaaacctaattaaaaaccaaacaaaaaaaatatgaaaaaaaaaacaaagaaaaaccgAATTAAGACCttaaatctttaaatatgCACTGAATCCATTATCCAGATACACACATGCCAACACACACAGCATAAAGCATAAAGACTAAGTTGAAGATGTGAAGGATCACACACACATTATTTCCAGTCATCTGTTCTTTATATTCTAGGTTTGTACGTATAAATGTATCTATATGTATGACACTCCCCCCACAACACACATACAGCCCACTGCCCCCAAAAGTGGCCACTCCCCGCGCTCCCTCTTTAGCCACTTTCGATCGCGTCAagttatttgaattttgagTCCCTCGATTCGAGAGcaaaaagttatatatatatacatacattttaaaccgtatacataaatatatatttaaatatatattatgtaatttaaaaaggaaaacaaaaaaccattATTACAAATATGTAATTGTGAATGTAGAGCTGaatggaatatttaaaaaaaaatatataaaaattctGAAAACTCAAGGCGTTGGATTGAATTTACTTTGGTTTTTGGGAGCTggataaacattttattcacAGGGAACTTGAGTGGTACACGTTTATAAAGGAAAGGTAATTAGTAATAAGTATTAAGtaatttagttaaatattATAGGAGTGATTTTATtggtcataaatatttaagcagcATTTTCTTTTACAAAACAGTTTGGATAACTTTCAATAGCTTTTGCACCACTGTATCTGAACGAAGCGAAAAGCGCCTGCGTTAAAATTGTTTGGACTAACTAAACAGATGTACCGCGTTTTGCTGACCAGTTTATCTTCCTCTGCATCGACGGCTGGTGACTTTCTGTCTAGGATCGAGGTCCTCCGCCGAAAAAGTAGATTTACCCAAAGAAGTAGTGCAAGTAAGTTTAGAGGTAGTGCTACCAACACACCTCAGCagtgaattaaataaaagcaaagacTTTAGCACTAAATTAAATACCTGTGGAGGTCCAGGTGAACATTTCACCAATTTTCAACCACCTGTTGACTCCGCTTATCaacaagaaaagaaagaaaaacggTGGAAATACGATTGGCGCACTACAAGTTGCAACAGCTGGAAAAATCAATAGTGCGTAGAGCGTATGAAtaggcaaaataaataataagcaGAATAGATAACACTCGATAGGGTCAAGTGCATTGCGATTTGCGTGTCCAGCCAGCACATTAATCATACGCCGTGTGCAACACGCACCACGCTAAACTCGTTTCTTTCCCCCGCTTAATTACAGGCTAACGACCCTGAACTCTTCGCTGACACTGAACTTGTCCGCTGGCAGGTCGGTCAACACGATGTCCAGCATGGCACGTTTTCGGAAGGTAAGCTATGGCCAATTTCtactatatatagtatatatatttctggAGCTATACAATTGAAATGGTGCAATGTATGTGCGTAGCTTTTTGACTGATTGAACTGATTCAAATGATTCTTGAATGGTATTCCCAGTGATACGTATGGTAATTTCTATTCAAATTAGGAATAGCAAAGAAGAAAATCGTATTAGTTAAACTTTATGAAAAACTTACAGATAAAATTTACCTTAAATGATTACTTATGGTTTGATAATTTGGTTTCTTATCAGTGAAAGGTTCTTTAAAGAAAGATTCACAGGTGTTTTACTCGCTTTTCCTTTGTTGTTAGTAAAATAAAAGAGCTATTTTCACTGCGACCTCAACTTTTACTATGATTAGCAGGCAAAGTTGAATGTGCCCTAGGCAGGACTTCCGTCCAAGGACTTGAAAAGTAGAGTCCACGACCCTTTTGGGTTCATACTCCTTTGGCTTCCATGTGAGGCGAATAGTTTGGTGGATGAGCTCTTGGCGTTACAGCGACTACATAGTGCCGATGTGCGGGTGTCTCCAGTAATTACCATGCGAATCACACAAAACTGTCCCcccgtttttgttgtttttattgcatttgcgTGCTGGTTCgccttgtttttatttgcgtGTATTTCTAAAACCGACCCTCAATCGACTGAACGTGCTGCTCATTCGCTCATTTGCAGGTGAATCGTCCAAGTGAGAAGCTCGAACCGGAGGCGAGTGCATCGTTGCTAAAGTCATCCCCGAATATTTTGGAGAACTTTGCCTACGACGAGTTCCAGTCACCGCAGGCAAATCACCCGCTTCTCAAGCGGATGGCCACCTCACCCGTTGCCCAAACCGGCTCCCAGAGCAGCTCGTCCTCCAGTTCATCGTCGCGGAAGGAGCCCAAGTTCTGCGACACCCTGGAGCGACATGCCTTCATGCGGAATGTTATTAACCAGCAGCCGGAAAGCACACGCCGCTACTCGAGTCCGGGCGAAAAGGAGGCCCAGGTGCGGCGCAGTCTGGAGGAGATCACCAAGGATCTGAAGGAGATCGAGCAGTTCGTCAGTGCCACCGAGGAGCTCATGCAGCGGGAGAAGGAACAGGAGCAGATGCTGTACTCCAACAAGGAGAACAAGTGCCCCAGTCCGGTGAAGAGGGTTACCTATAAGATAAATGCCTACAAGGCGCCGCCCAGAAGACATCGACCTGGAAGTCCACGATTCTACCACTCCAGATTGTACTTTAGGAATGGGAAAATTGGATGTGTGGACTCCACGGAGCATCAGAACAACGTGGGCGCCACTCACGCTCTGGTCAAGCACATACTGCACCATGAGAAGCCCCTGGTGAGTCCGGATAGTGTGAGGAGAGTGCTCGAACAGGAGAGCTTCGAAATGGTTCCACTACCAGGAGCTGTGCCCGAGGTCGTACCCGATCCGATTGCCATTCAGCGGGCGGAGGAACTGGCCGCAGCCACGGGCCAGGTGGTGTTGCCcaaggaggatgaggaggaggagaagaacTCATCACTGCATCAGGTGCAATCCCCACCGGTCATCGACGAGGACGAACAGGATGTTCAGATATGTTACAACGAATCGCCGGAACTTCAGAATGAAGATCGAAACGAACGAACGCAGCGGACACCCTCGATTAACGAGAGCGAGATAGTGGCTGTTGATGAACCGGACACGGAAATTAACTCGGATGTGGATCACCGCAAGCCAAGCAGTGCCGCTAGCTTGGACTCCCAGGGCCAGCAGTTCCTCCGCGACCAGGTCCGTCATCTGGTTCGACGCTTTACAGCCAGGGCAAATAAGGTGAAGTCCCGGATCGAGCTGCCACCAACTCCATCGTCCAGCAGCACGGCCAGCTCACCATCTCCGCCACCAACCAAGAGTCTGCATCCTTCTCCGCAGCACAAGGTGCGTCTGGTGCCAGCAGGTCAATCGCCTCATCGCGGAAGGCTCTTCGAAGCGGACACTCCCCGGTCCAATGTGTGGCTCTGCTCCAGCTTGTGCGGCGCCAACAATGATGAGCGTACCCTGGATCCCCAGGGCAAGATCTACATCTCCTGGCTATGCGTTGTGTCGCTATCGTTCCTTTACAACGCCTGGGTAATCCCGCTGCGTGCCTCGTTTCCCTTTCAGACCAAGGAGAACACCAACATCTGGCTGGCCTGTGACTTTTGTGCCGACATTATATACCTGTTGGATGTGGTCTTCTTTAAACATCGGGTTATGTACCTCTTTGAGGGATTTTGGGTGAAAAACAAGAACCTCACCAGGAAGAACTACATGCGAAAACTGCAGTTTAAGGTGGGCTAAATTAcaatttactttaaaatggtaactagaaataataataatgtatgTTCTAGTTGGATCTTCTGGCCCTTCTTCCGCTGGAGCTACTGTACTTTAAACTGGGTACAAATGCGGTTTGGCTGCGTTTTCCACGGTTCTTCAAGATTCAGAGCTTCTGGGAAGTGTTTCGCCTTTTGGATCGAGTGATATCTTCTCCACACTTCGTAAGATATTACTACAATCCCCAAACATTCATTAGTTAAGCAACTAAACATACACTTTTGAATATATAGGTTCGAGTGGCCAAAACCCTAACCTACATGCTCTACATGATCCACATCACGGCTGCTCTCTACTACGCCTATAGCGACTACCAGGGTCTGGGACAGAATCGTTGGGTCTTCAGCGGCAAGGGCCATCCCTATGTGAGGTGCTTCGCGTTTGCCACCAAGACGGCCACTTCGATAGGGAAAAATCCCAAACCGGAACGCCAGGGAGAGTACGTCTTCATGACGGTGGCCTGGCTAATGGGCGTCTTTGTATTCGCACTGCTCATCGGTCAGATCAGGGACATCATTTCGACAGCCACGAGGAACAAGCATGAGTATCGCCAGCTGGAGGATGAGACACTGGAGTACATGCGACGCCTCAATCTCTCCCAGGAGGTGCAGTCAAGGGTCAAAATGTGGTTCCAGTTTACATGGGAACAGCAGCGCACTTTGGGTTCGTATTCTCATCTAATACTTTTCAGATGCAACAACTAATTAAGTTTATATCCGCAGATGAATCCAACATATTGGACGCATTGCCCATTAATTTGAAAACCGATATCGCCATCTCCGTGCACATCCAAACGCTCTCCAAGGTGCAACTCTTTGCTGATTGCGAGGAGGCTTTACTCAGAGATTTGGTTCTAAAACTGAGGGCAGTCACATTTCTGCCAGGAGATTTCGTTTGCCGCAAGGGCGAGGTGGGCAGAGAGATGTATATCGTGAAACTGGGACAGGTTCAAGTGATGGGTGGACCTAGTAGCGATGTAGTGCTGGCCACTCTAACCGAAGGTTCCGTATTCGGTGAGATCAGTCTGCTTGGAATCAATGGAGCGGATCGCAGAACAGCAGATGTGCGATCCAAAGGCTACTCCAACCTGTTTGTGTTGTCCAAATCGGATCTTAACGAGGTCATTGCTTACTATCCCAATGCCCAGGCGATTCTCAAGAAGCGTGCACGCCAACTAATGCGGAAAAATGCAGCCAGGGAGCGGGAAGAGGAGCGAGAGCGAGCACGCAGTGCCCTGCAGGCAGATGTGGTTATCGGGAATCCCAAAACACCAGAGACGGCACCGAAACTTCTGCAGACAGTTATCCAGGCGCTGCCGTTTGAATCGCCCGCCGTGGTGCTCATCACAAGAGGTTCGAAGAGGATGCGCCGTAAACGCCAATCCGTACAGATGGAGACCATTGTGGAGCCCAAGATGGAGGTCACAGGCGCCGCCGAATCGCAGGATCAAAAGAGTTTGAAGCCGGGTCGATGCTCGCCAGATTTGCTATCTTCCATACAACAAGAGCTGAAGTCTAAGCACAAGTTTATCAACCTCACAGATTCGGAGAAGGCGCTGATCAGCCAATCGGCTAACAATTCCCTGGAGGACATGAAGGTCGTGGATCTCTAAGAGTTCATAGCCAATTCCATATTATTTGTCTAACTATTGTAACAAAATATTCTGCGATATAAACTTTGTGTGTAtaacatttgatttttaacTAATTACTCGGCTGAAATGCAGATAACACCGCTTGCACAATTGTGGGCACCTCTGCCATGGCACCGTTTCCAGTATCCCCGCACATAAGAGTCTTGGAGATGCAGGGTATCTCTTTGTAGCCCCAACTGGTCAGCTTGTCAATCTGCTCCCGGGTTATTGGATGGTCGTACATACGGGTATTCATCGCAGGTGCAAAGAGCAGAGGTTTCTGAAGGTCCCAAGCACGAACCACACACATTACGATGTTATCGCAAATCCCCTGTCATAAACAAAGATACAGAAATATTTTGTGTGTCTAAAAAGTGGTCTCCAACTTACGGTGGCCATTTTGGACAGAGAGTTTGCGCTGAGGGGGGCAATCACCAGCAAATCCGCCCACTTGCCTAGGTCTATGTGCAGTACAGGATCTCCTCGCTTATTCCAGGTGATCCACTCGTCGCGATTGTGGTAAATGGGTActacaatatacatataaaacaaTGGTAGTTAATTTTATATGGCCGGAGATGAAGATAACCCACCATTTTCGGGAATTTGCTCCAGTTCAAAGAAGTGCTTGGCTGATTCGGTAATAAGTACTTTCAGGTTGAACTTGAATGGTAGGCGCTCGTCGGAGAGCTCCCGGATTAACTGGGCTAACTTAATGGTGGCCACACTTCCGGTGGCCGCTATCATCACATTACGTTCGGGTTTCATGGTTCTCAATGCCGGCTATTGCTCCTGGACCTCCGGTGCTTTTTGATCGGTCTTGGTGCTCTGGTCGTGAAAACCCAACTTGGACCATTCGGTTTTCTCCATAAGATTGTTGTCCATGCGGCAGGCCAGATAATTCTGCGCGTCCTGGCGGCACTGGCTCGTATCCTGGGCGTTCTTGCGGAGACAACTGGCGTAGAGCAGGAATTGCTTCTTACAGAGGCCTTCGTGGTCCAGGGGAAAGGAACCCTTCTCGGGCGGCGTAGGCACGAACTTCTTCTGGCTGTAGATCTGCGAAGTCATTTGTGAGTAGATCTGCGAGCCTCTTATCTtaattcattcataaaatatgACTTTAAATTACGAAATTATTGTGTAAACAGCTGGTGAGTGTGACCAGAGGAGGTTGAGAAACACAATTTGACAAATACTTATAGTGACGAGGGTCAATTCTAATtcttatgtaaattaaaatattaggaatcattaaaaatggaataatgtttcaaattaaataggaaataattcaaataaataaacaaaagttaGATCTTTAATAAagtaataatttatatgttgCTTGCGCATTTATCGTTGACAGGCCTTTTATGTTAATAATTTATCAATAGCATTAAAACCTAACATTTTGTGATACTATTAAAACCTTTGGTGAACATAATCAGCAAATGCTGATTAACTGATCAGTAAGTATAGTTTTAAGAAGCAAAGCCGCCAATTACAGATCTACTCTGTTTTCTAACCAACCCAAGTCACAGATTCCCTATTCAGTGACTTTCATTGAGGGAATACCCCCTATGTGACAGCTGTCACACGTGCCAGTGATAAAAAATCCCGCACACCTACCATCCAAACGCGTTAGTGTGTCGTTTTTTCGTAGCAGGCTATGTCGTTGGGCAACGCAGGGCGAATTGCTGTCTGTTGGTTTGTAGAAAAATCGTTTTTAGTTACACACGCCTAACTCTACTATATggtttttgaaaatttaaaaaaacaggACTGTTCTGACCGTGGGTGGCGTGTACGCATTTGTGCTGTCGAAGAGATCCGTTGAGAACCGGCGTTACGAGAGCATGCGAGTGCGTGAGCGCATGAGGAAGGCAAACCAAGGGGATTACGACTCAACCGCAGCATCGGACAGGCGATTCGACTACTAAGTGGTAGCACCCAGTCTCTACATCCCAGCAGAAACACACCCACAACACGATGGCATTGCCCCAGATCAGCTCCGCCGACCAGGCCAAGCTGCAGATGATGCAGGAGATGGAGATCGAAATGATGTCCGATTTATATAACCGCATGACGAACGCTTGCCACAAGAAGTGCATTCCGCCCCGCTACTCCGAATCGGAGTTGGGTGAGTATCCATACCACATAGAAAGTTGTATCTGGGACTAACCATGCGCTTCAATTTAGCAAAAGTGCCTAGGCCGCTCATATTCCTCTTTGTAGTTTTTAAGCTTACGAAATTCAAACAGAAATCTTGAAACTTTGACCACAATCTCATTTCAATGCTTTCCGCAACTTACAGGCAAAGGCGAGATGGTGTGCATTGATCGTTGTGTGGCCAAGTACCTGGACATTCACGAGAAGATCGGCAAGAAGCTGACGGCCATGTCCATGCAGGACGAGGAGCTGATGAAGAAGATGTCTAGTTAACCTGGCTCCACCCATTAACCCAAACTTCCGCTTAACCAATGTGCATTTTTGAAGCGCTACGATTGTTAGAGGTACATGTACAAAACACCCAGTTGTAGAGAATAAACCACAGATTTATGTGTGCTACATAATATCAAATCTCGTTTGACACACACTAATGATTTCAAAAGGTGGTGACAAAGCGCGACATTTCCGGCAGCATGACACTCAGATCCTCGATGTTGTTCTCCAACGTACTCTCGTCCGTCGTGTCCAGTTCGCTGGTCCGCACGCTGTTCGCCCAGTCGGAGGAGTCCATGTCCTGTCCCGCACCTCGCGCCTGATCCTCCTGCTGTTCCTGGGTGTTGAGGCTAGCTCGACTGGTGAGACCATCACTGATATCGGCGGGATCTGACGGCAACTCCACATAAAGGTTCGTCTGACGCTGAAAAATACCAAGAAATTCAACTGAAGGGAAACACAAAGATGGCCTGTGAGCCTCACCAAAGCCATTAGCTGTAGATCGCGGTGCAGACTGATGGGATTCTTGGAGAGGTTGAGCATGTGAAGAGtgcgcagctcctccagctgggACCTCGTGGGCAGCTCGTCAATACGGTTTTCGTTGAGGAAAACGAACCGCAACTTCTGCATGGCCATCAACATCCTAGGTAGTCGCCGCAAACGATTCCCCTTCAGATTCAGATGCACTAAATTTCCCAGCAGCGCCATGGTCAATGGCACATCGCTGAGTTCGCAGCCCTCGGCTGTGAGCCAACGGAGCGAAGATAGAGCCCCAATGGCATCGGGCAATTTCTGTAAGGGATTTCCCCGTACGCCCAGCGTCTCGAGGTGTTCACAGTTGCGAATTTCAGTGGGCAGCTCCAACAGTCCGGTATTATTGCACCAGAAGGTCTCCAGCAGGGTGAGGTATCCAATTTCGGGGGGCAAACAACTAATGCTATTGCAGCTGATGTTGAGGAACTTCAGCCGGACCAAACGACAGATGCAGAGCGGGAACTCGTCCAGTTTATTGTAGTCCAATGTGAGGACTTGCAGTCGCATCAAACTGCCAATGGAGGATGGAATCTGTCAATGGGGATGGCGAGTCTATTATTTCATTGGCTATTTTGTGCACTTGCTTCCACCTTTGTTAGCTTGTTTTGGTTGAGGAAGAGCTTCATCAGCGTCTCGCACTTCTCGATAATGTCCGGAACCTGCGAGATTTGGTAGTGGGACAGATTCAGGGAGAACGCCTTCTTGTAGATGGCATCCTCGCAGTTGGCCAGCACATAGTTGTTGCGGAAGAACTGACAAATCTTCTCCATGTCGCCTCCAATAAGTGTCTACTTCTGCTGTACTTGAATTTAGTAGTCTTGGATTCCAAACAATTTCACTCTTCTGAAAACCTACTATGTTTTTGGTGCTAGTAGCTTTGTTCTCAGGACTCAAGTTTTGTAGTTTCGAACTGTCGCCTCTTTTGCgctttttttcgtttgttttgaGTGCACATTATATAACGATTCTGGGAGCCTATATATGCACAAAAATCTGTAAATGTCTGCTCCCATTTGTTGCACTCTCTGCTCGCTTTCTCTTCCCAAACTAGTGAactaaatttaacaatttcattagctGGGTAAAAGCATAAGCAAAATGCTAGACATTGGCAATAGGGTAGTTCTATTTTAGAATCGGTACATTGTTGCCTGTAATGTTTGTCGTCTAAGGAAAGCTCCACATTGGGAGCCCATTCTATCCGTTCTCACATCTGACATCACCCACTCTCAACTGCTAATTGGCAAAAGCTCGTCTATTTGtataaattgatttcaaatcaCTAAGCCGAGCTCAGTTGTTATTGCGCTCAGTGGCTGGAAAGTACATCATGAGATCGTATATTGTACTTGCTTTCGTAGTGGGCACTTTGTTGTTCGCCGGTAAGTCGAGTGTGGGAAACACCCGAACCATTCATACACGAATTCCATACAACTCTCTGTTTTCCATCAGCGACAAATGCGCAGCAGAACTATGATGGAAGAAATGGTCCCCATCAATTCGGAACACCTGGCAATGGCATTTACATACGCGGTGAAAACGAAGGACCCTACACAGTGCCCGGAGTGGATGGCATCTTCCAAAACTCAAATGGCCAACATTCCTACACCGATGAGCAGGGAAATACCTACATACATTCCTCAACGGGAAATGCACGCACACATTCCCCAACGGGAACTACCAAAAGTTTGGCCTCTTCACCCTTGAGCTTCAGCATGGGTGGCGTCCTCATTGTGCTTATCAATCTATTGACCTTTTAAAGGCCGGCTCCAAGTGCAAAAATTCGTCAGCGGGAAATGCCCATACACATTCCTCAATGGGAACTACCAAGAGTTTGGCCTCTTCACCTTTAAGCTTCAGCATGGGTGGCGTCCTCATTGTGGTTATCAGTTTAATAACCATGTTCCAAGTGCAAaagtttcaattaattaatttgacaCATTGTTTTCTAGTTCTCTCCCACGAgaatttttcttttcaattgcTTACATAAAAAGactatttttcttttaaagtttctgcacatttatttatatgctaTTTCTTTTGATCACCTTTCTTTGCTTTAGATTATACACAAATTATTTGGCTattaaacaagaaataaaataatacaaactATTACCAGTTCTTTTGAAAAGTGCGGCATTTTTATTATCGATAAGGCACGTAAGAGAGTGATTTTTAAGTGGCAAGAAAGATCTGAATCGTATTCGCATTGAGTTgcaacttaaattaaaaatctgggcaaatattgttattataatttcaatataattatatattattataattatttttattcatgtttccaaaaaaaactttgaaatggcaaaaaaacgTAACGAAAAACGTAGCTCCCAACCAGCTATCGATAGTTGCGGCAAGATGCAGCGCTGACTTTGCCATTCGCACAAAAAGAGCCACAGGTACAACGACGAACGCGGCTGcattacattattattattattatattattttcccGCTTCGTGGGCATACAATTTAAACTGAAAGTTAAGCCTGATCAGCTGTCTTGAATTGAGTCTCGCAGAATTCAACGGAGTCCACACTAAACCATCTGCAAGATGGATCAAATGCTTAGCCCCAACTTCTCGATTCCGAGCATCGGAACGCCGCTCCACCAGATGGAAGCGGACCAGCAGATAGTGGCCAATCCTGTGTACCATCCTCCGGCTGTTCCGCAGCCGGATCCGTTGATGCCGGCCCCCGGCTCCAGCTCCgtgcagcaccagcaacaacaacagcagtcGGACGCCAGTGGCGGATCCGGTCTCTTTGGCCACGAACCATCTCTCCCACTGGCCCACAAACAGATGCAGAGCTACCAGCCATCGGCCTCctatcagcagcagcagctacagaGTCAGGCGcccggtggcggtggcagcaCCCCGCAGTCTATGATGCAGCCGCAGACTCCGCAGAGCATGATGGCCCACATGATGCCCATGAGTGAGCGGAGTGTGGGCGGTTCGGGCGCCGGAGGTGGCGGCGATGCCCTGAGCAACATCCACCAGACGATGGGCCCCTCCACGCCGATGACACCAGCCACACCAGGTTCTGCTGATCCCGGTATTGTGCCACAACTTCAGAATATCGTGTCCACGGTTAATCTTTGCTGCAAATTGGACCTCAAGAAAATTGCATTACATGCGAGAAACGCCGAGTACAATCCTAAACGATTTGCGGCTGTGATTATGCGAATCCGAGAGCCCCGGACCACCGCCCTGATCTTCAGCTCCGGCAAGATGGTGTGCACGGGAGCAAAGAGTGAGGACGACTCCAGACTGGCAGCGCGGAAGTATGCGCGCATCATCCAAAAGCTCGGTTTTCCTGTAAGACAATGCTTTACTTTTGTTCCTTCTTGCAAACGAATCTCTAACGCTTTCATGCACGCAGGCAAAGTTCCTTGACTTTAAGATTCAAAACATGGTCGGCTCCTGCGATGTCAAGTTCCCCATCCGCTTGGAAGGCCTGGTGCTGACCCATTGCAACTTCAGCAGCTACGAACCGGAGCTTTTCCCCGGCTTGATCTATCGTATGGTGCGGCCACGTATCGTGCTCCTCATCTTCGTATCCGGCAAGGTGGTACTCACAGGCGCCAAGGTGCGGCAGGAGATCTACGATGCCTTCGACAAGATATTCCCCATTCTAAAGAAGTTCAAGAAGCAGTCATAAATAGGATAGCGCTTTATTAGTTCTGTACGTGTATGTTTTAAGGTCGGTAGTTCTGGAAGTCTGATCATATGAGCGGGAGCAGCCTGGCGAGCAGCTCCGATCGAGAATAAACCACAAAATAATTTAGCTGTACGGGCaggattttattttttccgtTAATTACTTATTCGTAGAAAATTAGACAAGGACTATGAACGCGGATGAGGTTCTTACAGACACTGGGCCATCAGGCCGCCAACATTGTCGAACTCGATCTTCTCCGTAATGTTCTTCGTCTTGATCTTGTCATCCTGCatggcgacgacgacgagtCCCTGGCCCTGGTGCTTCCAGCCGTTGCGCTTGATCCAGCTTTCCAGCGTCGAGTCCTCGATGCCGCCGAGCAGCTCCTTCAGCAGGTCCTTGCGAATGGTCTGGAATGTGGTGCCCACCACATGAGAGACGAA is part of the Drosophila yakuba strain Tai18E2 chromosome 2R, Prin_Dyak_Tai18E2_2.1, whole genome shotgun sequence genome and encodes:
- the LOC6530572 gene encoding high mobility group protein Z; amino-acid sequence: MSGDRPKRPLSAYMLWLNETREQIKKDNPGSKVTDIAKRGGELWRGLKDKTEWEQKAIKMKEEYNKAVKEYEANGGTDSGAPKKRKKAAAKPAKKAKKKESSEEEEEDESE
- the LOC6530573 gene encoding cyclic nucleotide-gated cation channel beta-1 — its product is MSSMARFRKVNRPSEKLEPEASASLLKSSPNILENFAYDEFQSPQANHPLLKRMATSPVAQTGSQSSSSSSSSSRKEPKFCDTLERHAFMRNVINQQPESTRRYSSPGEKEAQVRRSLEEITKDLKEIEQFVSATEELMQREKEQEQMLYSNKENKCPSPVKRVTYKINAYKAPPRRHRPGSPRFYHSRLYFRNGKIGCVDSTEHQNNVGATHALVKHILHHEKPLVSPDSVRRVLEQESFEMVPLPGAVPEVVPDPIAIQRAEELAAATGQVVLPKEDEEEEKNSSLHQVQSPPVIDEDEQDVQICYNESPELQNEDRNERTQRTPSINESEIVAVDEPDTEINSDVDHRKPSSAASLDSQGQQFLRDQVRHLVRRFTARANKVKSRIELPPTPSSSSTASSPSPPPTKSLHPSPQHKVRLVPAGQSPHRGRLFEADTPRSNVWLCSSLCGANNDERTLDPQGKIYISWLCVVSLSFLYNAWVIPLRASFPFQTKENTNIWLACDFCADIIYLLDVVFFKHRVMYLFEGFWVKNKNLTRKNYMRKLQFKLDLLALLPLELLYFKLGTNAVWLRFPRFFKIQSFWEVFRLLDRVISSPHFVRVAKTLTYMLYMIHITAALYYAYSDYQGLGQNRWVFSGKGHPYVRCFAFATKTATSIGKNPKPERQGEYVFMTVAWLMGVFVFALLIGQIRDIISTATRNKHEYRQLEDETLEYMRRLNLSQEVQSRVKMWFQFTWEQQRTLDESNILDALPINLKTDIAISVHIQTLSKVQLFADCEEALLRDLVLKLRAVTFLPGDFVCRKGEVGREMYIVKLGQVQVMGGPSSDVVLATLTEGSVFGEISLLGINGADRRTADVRSKGYSNLFVLSKSDLNEVIAYYPNAQAILKKRARQLMRKNAAREREEERERARSALQADVVIGNPKTPETAPKLLQTVIQALPFESPAVVLITRGSKRMRRKRQSVQMETIVEPKMEVTGAAESQDQKSLKPGRCSPDLLSSIQQELKSKHKFINLTDSEKALISQSANNSLEDMKVVDL
- the LOC6530574 gene encoding phosphopantothenoylcysteine decarboxylase, translating into MKPERNVMIAATGSVATIKLAQLIRELSDERLPFKFNLKVLITESAKHFFELEQIPENVPIYHNRDEWITWNKRGDPVLHIDLGKWADLLVIAPLSANSLSKMATGICDNIVMCVVRAWDLQKPLLFAPAMNTRMYDHPITREQIDKLTSWGYKEIPCISKTLMCGDTGNGAMAEVPTIVQAVLSAFQPSN
- the LOC6530575 gene encoding cytochrome c oxidase assembly protein COX19 isoform X2 — its product is MTSQIYSQKKFVPTPPEKGSFPLDHEGLCKKQFLLYASCLRKNAQDTSQCRQDAQNYLACRMDNNLMEKTEWSKLGFHDQSTKTDQKAPEVQEQ
- the LOC6530575 gene encoding cytochrome c oxidase assembly protein COX19 isoform X1 translates to MIPNILIYIRIRIDPRHYKYLSNCVSQPPLVTLTSCLHNNFIYSQKKFVPTPPEKGSFPLDHEGLCKKQFLLYASCLRKNAQDTSQCRQDAQNYLACRMDNNLMEKTEWSKLGFHDQSTKTDQKAPEVQEQ
- the LOC26535978 gene encoding uncharacterized protein LOC26535978 is translated as MSLGNAGRIAVCWTVLTVGGVYAFVLSKRSVENRRYESMRVRERMRKANQGDYDSTAASDRRFDY
- the LOC120320427 gene encoding mitochondrial import inner membrane translocase subunit Tim10, with protein sequence MALPQISSADQAKLQMMQEMEIEMMSDLYNRMTNACHKKCIPPRYSESELGKGEMVCIDRCVAKYLDIHEKIGKKLTAMSMQDEELMKKMSS